One Candidatus Atelocyanobacterium thalassa isolate ALOHA genomic window, ATTGTGTGAGTAAATCAACAGATAAAAGATAGCGTGCACGTGCTCTTTCTATAGATGGCTTTTTCTGAGAAGCAATTCTTTCTAAGGTATCTTTTCTTTGCTTTGCGGGAACTTCCGCTAGAGTTAAAACAATAGATTCCTTTTTAAGATCTTGCTGAAAAAGTAATTTAATATCATTATATTTTCTCTTCTCCGTCCATCTTTTAAGTTCAGGAAATAAAAAAAAGTACTAGTCAATCCGACTAATATCATGCTGAGAATAATAATTGATTGGTACTTATTTTTTGGTTTATTGAACATTTCAATTTTATAAATATTATTCAAAAATTTTTTACTATGTTCTAAGACTCATTTCAGTAATGTTAATCATAATTGATACTCTAATTTAATTAACTGATACTTATCAAATGACTTATATTGACTTTTTTATGAACATATATGTGTAAAAAATTTAATTGTTATCGTATTTTAATTATAAAAATATAACTAATCATCTTACTAAAAAACATAAAAATGAAGGTTAAAAATCCTAGAATACTTTTATTTTAGCCTAGAAAAATATTCTAGCCATAGAAAATAAAATACTATATTTTTTATATATGTACTGTAAGTAATCTACAGAAGTAAGACAATGTTTATTTAAAAACCTAATATAAATTATTAGCAAAACATAATACTCACGATATTTAATTTTATTCTCGTCATGGAGATAGATACGAAGTTCGAAATAATCATAGAAAGAATATTAGCTTTCATAAATTATAAAAGCAACTTTATCTAATCGAAGAAGTCTATCATATTTAAGTGAGTACTTTTACGTCTAAGTATTTACTAGGGTAAATTACTTGTTTCCTAGGTGTGAGGATTATGTATATGTTAAATTTGTTGACGAAATCTCTTAAAATTATTCCAGTGACTTTGGGAACTTTTCTGCTAGTTACATCTGGAGTAACAGCTACAACTACCGAAATTAAAATTCAAAAAACTAAAATAAATACTGTTTCTCCTGAAGAAGCATTAAGCGTATTAAAAAATCGTCCACAACTAAAAGTACCTGTTAGTCAGGATAATATAAAACAATTTAGAGATACGACTTTTAGCGATAATATGTCTCAGGTAACTAACATATCTGAGTTACAAGATGTTTCACCTACTGATTGGGCCTATGAAGCACTTAGAAGTCTTGTTGAACGCTATGGTTGTATTGTAGGTTATCCTGATCGTACTTTTAGAGGTAACTATTCTGCTTCTAGAAACGAATTTGCAGCTGGCTTAAACTCTTGTTTAAATACTATTGAAAGATTACTACAGGAAAATGTAGCTGTTTTAAGAGAAGATATTGAAAAATTAAAACGTTTATCTCAAGAATTTGAACAAGAACTAATTGCTTTGGGTGCAAGAGTAAGTAACCTTGAATCAAGAGCTGCTTTTCTTGAAGATCATCAATTTTCAACTACTACAAAGCTAAAAGGTGAAGTTTTGTTTACTCTTTCTTCAGCTGCAGGGGAAAGAGCACTAGATTTTAGAGAACAAGATTTATCAAACCAAGGCTTGTTACCTGCAGAACGCCGTCGTATCGACGACAATGCTACCTTTGGATATAGGACAAGATTATTCCTAAGCACCTCTTTCTCAGGAAAGGATCTATTGAGAACTCGTATTCAAGCTGGTAGTATTCCAAATCTTAAAGAGTTTACAGGTACTGAAATGACTCGCCTAAGCCATGATGCTCAGCAAAATGGTAATGCAGTTGTTAATAAATTGTACTATCGT contains:
- a CDS encoding iron uptake porin, translated to MLNLLTKSLKIIPVTLGTFLLVTSGVTATTTEIKIQKTKINTVSPEEALSVLKNRPQLKVPVSQDNIKQFRDTTFSDNMSQVTNISELQDVSPTDWAYEALRSLVERYGCIVGYPDRTFRGNYSASRNEFAAGLNSCLNTIERLLQENVAVLREDIEKLKRLSQEFEQELIALGARVSNLESRAAFLEDHQFSTTTKLKGEVLFTLSSAAGERALDFREQDLSNQGLLPAERRRIDDNATFGYRTRLFLSTSFSGKDLLRTRIQAGSIPNLKEFTGTEMTRLSHDAQQNGNAVVNKLYYRFPTGNFTTWVGAENLEINDIFDEGNPFLKSSGTGALSRFIRRDPLTMRGPEGIGGGFAFKFNDMFTLRGLYLSKDGNKPSLSNGLFNGNFTAGTQLAFKPIDSVSLNVHFLHSYFTSNDVNISSSTGSYVEKHFRSKSVKNKVGRGIGRDPFLGTPTIRDSYGANGNWRINNTFNLTGWVGYSLARAQGHDSSGVSRRGFGADYWSWMTALSAVDFFKDGAVLSVAGGSLPNSRRIDAIPGDLTVPDQDTPYIVEAQYKYPINDNILLTPGFYVILQPDGNNLNNSIWVGALRTSFLF